CGCCgctatcccacacacacactgaggagaaAAGGGCCAGGCCCAACAGACATGGGGGGATATGGGAGATTTGTAaccactgtttgtgtgtgattgtgtgtctatgtgattgtgtgtgtgtgtgtgtgtgtgtgtgtgtgtgtgtttgcctcccCTGCACGCCGCATGCCCCTCATGTGACGGTCTCTCTGATGGCCTCTCTCAAGCTGGCATCCCGCCACCTCAGGAAAATGAAGCACTTCTTACTGCGCTAACACATAGCCATGCTTACTATTACCCTATAGAATTTCTGTAATAACAGTCCCATGCTTGGCCTAGAGAGAAGAAGCAGTAGCTAGCAGCTAGCCTCCGAAAGCCTGACTTGTAGCCTGTGCCAGTGATTAGTTCTGGCTGTAAAGAATCTGTCATTGAATTAGCCAACATAAGTGCCTCAATATTCCCCATTTTATGACACACAATTACAGAGGTTGAAAAAGtgcacaattgtcatacttgagtaaaagtatagataccttaatagaaaattactcaagtaaaagtgaaagtcatccagtaaaattctacttgagtaaaagtctaaaagtatttggttttacatatacttaagtatgaaaagtaaaagtaaaagtatatatcatttaaaatcccttatattaagcaaagcagactgcaccattttcttgtttttaaaatgtatggacagccaggggcacactcccacactcagacattatttacaaaagatgcatttgtgtttagtgagtccgccaggccagaggcagtagggatgaccacgtgttctcttgataagtgcttgaatttgacaattttcctgtcccgttaagcattcaaaatgtaagaagTACTTTTGgtagtcagggaaaatgtataaagTATAAAGTGcaatattttcttcaggaatgtagtgaagtaaaagtaaaagtagtcaaaaatataaatagtaaagtacagataccccaaaaaactacttaagtagcactttaaagtatttttacttaagtactttacacccctgCATAATTATAATGTTGATGAATAAAATCCCTTAGAAACAGTTACTCCAGCGAGGCTCCCACAACATTTAGCAACGATTTAATATTTTGTAACTGTCCTGATGTCAAGGCTCAGGGCTCGTTTTTACCACCACGTGTAATTTTATCCCTTTGATACACAGAAAAACGATACACATTTTACTGTGTGAACTGTACAGACATTGTACAGCTTTCGACATTTATATTATTTAAGTGCTTTTGTATCAAAGGAACAGCTTTGTTAGCTGTATATTCCATCTATACTTACAGACAGTGCAGGGTGCACAGTTTACAGGCTAAAGTTATAAACAGAACAATTTCTTCGCCAAGCATCCCTTTAAGTCCCTCTGGTCCATGATGTGAGTTAGATACAGCACTTAAAAAACCATTTTGTAAAATGTATGTGCAATGTTTTCTCAGCTCATCTCTTACAGCTAGCTATACATACACAATGCAAACAAGAGACTTCATAAAAAGCATATTTAATCTCATATAAACCTCAAACATCATCATACTCTATTCTTGGTGAACCATGTCCGAGTTCTGAcagaaaaattctaaaaacatccCATCATATAGTCTAGAGTCAGTACATGAGGAGGGTGTATATTATTTGTCCaagtgatcatcatcatcatcatcaaagcaTACTAACATGTTTCTGAACAAGACTAGAgaacagatgggagagagaagtCCCAGTCTGGTACTGTAGTGATTGTTACTGAGTCTGTTCCACCACATTCCTGCTCTGCATGTCGCTGTGTTCCACTGACAGATACCCCACTGAGTACTTCTCTAATCACCTGCAACAACATTCTAGACGTTTCTGgaagtttctgtctctctctgtctgtccccctaTGTACATAACTAACTGCAtaacaatgtcaaagtggatttgtAAAGTCAAAGTTGTCCATGTTTATAAAGTTGTTATAAATGGTCTTCTATGATTCTTGGCATAATTATGCTTGTTTCCAGATACCTTCATCCTGACCTGCCCACTTGCCTGCCCTCGACCCCTCACCCCCCTGTAACCATGACAACCAAAACGACCAACGACCTGGACGGGAACAaggtctcctcctcccctctcctgttgTCCACATCATCCCCGTCCTACCTGTCTTGCCAGCGTCTGGTGACCAAGGACGGTCACTGTGCCCTgcgctcctcccctccctctcctggcCTGTGGCCCTCCTgggcctctgcctctgcctggcTGCTAGCTCTACAGGTAAAATAAATGAGTTGACACACACCCTAAAtagttgaagaggtgctgctgaCTAAATGGAAAAGTAAACTTAAAATCAAAAGTTACACACATGCGCCGGATTCGCAGACATAGATTAAGACTAGTCCTGGATTTAAACTCTCAATTGAGAATATCCATTGAACATGATTATTAGACCAGGATCAAGCTTTATccctgtctgggaaaccagcaaTAATTGAATGGGTATATACACCCTGGCTCTCCCCTGCAGGACCTGTGGGGGGCAGTGGTGTGCCTGCGCTGGCGCTGGGTCCTCTTGGCCTTCTGCACCTCCTTCGTGGCCCACTGGCTGCTGTTCGCCTGCCTGTGGTACCTACTGGCCCACCTCAATGGAGACCTGGCAGTGGAGGACCACGACGCTCCTCCAGAGGGACACGTGGTGTGTGTCAAACACATCACCAGCTTCACCGcagccttctccttctccctggaGACCCAGCTGACCATTGGGTACGGCACCATGTTCCCCAGTGGGGACTGTCCCAGCGCTATAGCCCTGCTGGCGGTTCAGATGCTGCTCGGGCTCATGCTGGAAGCCTTCATCACAGGTACTTTCTAATGGAGAGGAGCacttctctttctcactttctcagTTTGTTGTTGTACCTTCAATGCTGAGGCCACAGCTGTTTGGTCTTCATCTTCATTATTTTACTTTCTTGTTTATATTCAGTCTTTGTTTCACTGGGTCTCttgagattaaaaaaaataaaacatacctAATTCTAAGGAAAATTACTGATATGTaaatcttcactctctctctcacccatccccGCCCTTCAGGTGCGTTTGTGGCTAAGATCGCCCGTCCCCAGAAGCGTGCGGGGGCCATCCAGTTCAGCCCCCAGGCGGTGGTAGGTCAGCACCAGGGCCAGCCCTGCCTCATGTTCCGGGCCACCAACCTTCTGCGCCGCCCCCTGGTGGACGTGGAGGTCA
This genomic interval from Salvelinus sp. IW2-2015 linkage group LG22, ASM291031v2, whole genome shotgun sequence contains the following:
- the LOC111949582 gene encoding inward rectifier potassium channel 13-like; its protein translation is MTTKTTNDLDGNKVSSSPLLLSTSSPSYLSCQRLVTKDGHCALRSSPPSPGLWPSWASASAWLLALQDLWGAVVCLRWRWVLLAFCTSFVAHWLLFACLWYLLAHLNGDLAVEDHDAPPEGHVVCVKHITSFTAAFSFSLETQLTIGYGTMFPSGDCPSAIALLAVQMLLGLMLEAFITGAFVAKIARPQKRAGAIQFSPQAVVGQHQGQPCLMFRATNLLRRPLVDVEVSAVLYEERDDQVLHQTNLDFQLDRLGPRPCPFFIFPLTFYHILDRHSPLYPALREGSASHFELVVFLSASQEGTGDACQKRTSYLRQEIQFERRFVPAMGLDKHGRYQVSSQHFGMAHCKEPLDKECVVQINGDGSDRME